A single genomic interval of Anabaena sphaerica FACHB-251 harbors:
- a CDS encoding phasin family protein, whose product MDSNNWLEQLMMLGIGTTSLVADKLKQVSDELVKDGKLNPEQAKVIMDDIVQQLKSEQGSWEVQMQRQMRNMMQDLGVARQSEVDELRGRIDRLERQVRDLENKLWR is encoded by the coding sequence ATGGACAGCAACAACTGGTTAGAACAGCTAATGATGCTGGGTATCGGCACGACTTCTTTGGTAGCAGACAAGCTTAAGCAAGTTAGTGATGAACTCGTCAAGGATGGTAAGCTTAATCCTGAGCAAGCCAAGGTGATAATGGATGATATTGTCCAGCAGTTAAAGTCCGAGCAAGGTAGCTGGGAAGTGCAGATGCAACGACAGATGCGAAATATGATGCAGGATTTGGGGGTGGCTCGTCAGTCAGAAGTGGATGAACTACGGGGTAGAATTGATCGTTTAGAACGTCAGGTGCGCGATTTAGAAAATAAGCTTTGGCGCTAG